The following DNA comes from Papaver somniferum cultivar HN1 chromosome 4, ASM357369v1, whole genome shotgun sequence.
AACTCATCAAGACATATTATGTATTTTTGACGCgtctttttcttgtgtttttttttggtcTCGTGTGTTTAATAAAACAATAGGGACTCTTCAAGACATGATATAGCTAAGATTTCTGTAAACAGCAGTTTTGTCTGACAAGGTAACTTCCTTTTAACTCGTCGTAGTAGAGGATCAATTGCAGACTACTCTCAAATGTTCCGCCAAAGCCCAAAAGTATCTTGGATGCTGTGGGCTGCAAGTCATAATTCAGTACCGACAATGTTGATGCTTTAGGCACGGGGTATTGAGGTGTAGATGCAAGTTTTGTAATGTTGAACTTGGGACTTCTTTTGGTGCTGGATTTGGAGTTATTTCTTGCGAATTTTCCAAGTTAAATGGGTTTTTTCAAATTCTTTTTAACAAAACTTTATAGCTTGGCATAAGAATAATTTTGCAAGGAAGAATAAGGAGACGTAGGAAATACTATttagtcctagaaataatatattagagagagtctagtccagttgacttaGTCATGTGTCTATttggtcctttttggaaaaatatattaCTATTTGGTCttaaaaattatggtttggtcatagggtgatgtcatggatgatgtaattgtcatctagTAGTGGCAGAAATACGCTTTTGGGgaccattacatcatccatgacgtcaccctaggGATTTGTACTCAATTATTAGGAGAgaaaaaatcattttcagatttactttctctcacctccatatttcaagatctagtttctctctctctcttcttcttcttctgcggcTCCATAAAAGATGAAGATTTGTGTGAGTTatagggttttgattttgcagagatgatgaagacgattttgcagagatgataaagaagatgaacaagatttTTTGCGACGAAgattttttgttttctctctGTTTTGATGTTCCCgcggttgaagatgatgatgaacacgatgaagatgatgatgacgatgatagaTTTATGTGTTAAAGATGACGATGACGATGATTTTAAttttgatgttgatgatcttgATTTTTGACGTTGAAGATCTTGTTTTCGATGTTTGTTGCTCGTGTTAAAGATGAAGATCTGCTGCtattgaagacgatgatgttttgttgctgttgaagacgacgaagatgatgaagatgatgatgctgcagttcattccataaatgaactctgtttttttaggtttttatatggcgttcatttctggaatgaactctgattttttaggtttttatatggagttcatttctggaatgaactttgttttttttttaggtttttatatggagttcatttctggaatgaactctgtttttttttaggtttttgaatggagttcatttctggaatgaactctgtttttttttaggttttcatatggagttcatttctggaatgaactctggttttttaggtttttatatggagttcatttctggaatgaactctggtttatataggtgatttctgaaaaaataagtagaaattaacaggagttcattttgaagaatgaactgctacaaaaaaataagtagaaattaacacgtAAGGGTAcatttgtccatttaatatttttaaataattatgcaccaaacagtaaaggcgttttcccaaaggaccaaactgacttgcgaccacctaaaaaaggaccaaacgatatttttccttAGGGAAATTTGGAATTTCTTGCCTTTTATTGTATGCAGGTTCCGTTCTTTCGATGGAGAGGTTAATATTATAAATTGAGTAGTACAAAGGGTTTACAATTTCTAACTTGTGAAAACATTATATAAAATGCAGGTGCCACTGTAGTACAATAGTAAAGtcactgggtgatgataccagtgaccagagttcgaaactcgccaacattaaattctttaccgataaaaaaCAAGCATTTGTAAAATACTCAGACTTCTAAACTCTTTTTGCTGCAAATGAATTGATATAAGTTTAAGATTGTCAATCCCCGTTGCCTTTGACATTGAGTTCTTTATTTTATTAAGTTTTATGTTAATACCTTAATAAATTGAACTTGTACTTGAGGAAGCTCTTCTAAAACTGTCATAGCCTCTGCATTTGAATTTTCTGCTTTCCACCTGAtatctttgttatttttttttaattatatacgATAGTAGCTTGCAATATGTTACTATGGATACACTTGATAACACGTATTCAGTTAGCCAGTTTCTTGCCTTTAACAAGGTTTTTGATTCTGCTTGGAGCGTCGAAGAAGCCCAAGCCGAACCTGCTGAAGTATGCATAAATGATCATGATCTACGGAATAAAGACCGAAAGCAAATCCCGTGGATAAAACTTTTTCCTTGAAAGACGCTTCAGTAAATATTATACAATCTGAATAAGATAATAAAGGTTTAGTTGTTTTTACCAGCTGAGTATGAGGATCCAGTTGCATAACCAGGGATAAAGTGCAAATACTTCTTAATTTGTTCTGTCAGGATGGTCCGAATTGGAGTAAATTTTTTCCGAAAATCACTGAACACATGTGTTTCCAAGCGAACTACAAAATGGTCGCAATTTTGGCTTCATATTGCGATTATTCATATTCATAGATCTAATTTTTTAAACCCATTTACTTATCGAATCCCTGCAAATATTGATATTAACCGAGTCAAGAAAGCAACCAAACTAAATAGTTCATGAAAAGAAAAATGTctaaaaggataatttttttagatgcAAACTCTGGAGAGATAGCCGACACATGAGATGCTAGCTTGTTAGAAGTAGGGAGAGCCTTATGAACTAGTTTCTACATGAATAATATAATCCTCATAGAAATTGGGTTTTCCATAGCCCTTTCCAAGTAAATTAAGTAATGTGGACAGATTACGGGTTGCCCTTTCCATAGCCTTCTGAGATGTTGTTATGCTGACCCTCCATCAAACTCTTAACCGCAGACTCGTACTCTACTATGATAAAATGAGTGATAAACTTTGTTCTTGATAGCTATGATAAATTGAGTGATAAACTTTGTTCTTGATAGCTAACGAACCAAAGAGAGAATAGAATATGAATTCCACTACTAGCAAGAATCCCTCGTCAAAGAAGTGGATAATGGAGAATCGAGATTAACGGGGATCATTATTTTGGGGCCcttgatttatatttttttttttctgaatcacaTTTTTCATTAAAAGAAGGACTAAAAAGTCAGGCTAAACTTACAGGACagacaaaaacaaaaagagaaagataCAAGACTAGCAAAGAACAAGAAACCAAACCCCAGcccaaacagaaaagaaaaggaagcCCAACAACAACCTAAACAAAAGAGATGACTAAAAAGCACTCAGACTTGACATTCagattttgaaaaattcaatcaccTTACTGTCATAGCTATTACTCTATCTGGTGCCATTCACCCTGTATTTTCCTTCATTGACTGTCTGCTAAATTTTACTCTTGAAGCACATGAAATTAGGTTTCTTCTCATCAAATAGTTTTGCATTCCTCTGGAACCATAAATCCTTCATGATGGCACAAGCTACTATCATACATAACTGCTTTACTAAAGGGCTTTTAACTTTGGAAGCATTACAAACATCCTCAAAAGAACAAGGGATACCAAAtccaaacactgtattaagccacttcCACACCTCAATGCTGAATTGACATTCCCATAAAGTATGATGCATACTGTCCTGTCCTGCAAAGCAAATGCAACATACTGATACCATATCATAACCCCTACTCCTCATTAttttatcatccacatacactCCTTGCATCAACTTCCAGACATTGTAAACAATACTAGGATGAATGAGAgatttccaaaaaaatttagtCCAAGACAATGCAACTTCTCTGTCTCTTATTTTCTCAACAACATCTGTTGTTGAAAACTTTCCATCTTTACCTGCAATCCACATCCTCTTATCAATGCCCCCAATTATTACTGTGCAGATGAAATGAATTGCTGTAACTCAGCAGGAATCCTCCAATCCCCTTCATATATCAAATATTGTACCTTTATTCCAATATTTTCCTTAACATAATCAGTATAACCCATTGTGCTGATTAATGAAACACCACCATACCAAATATCAAACCACACAGAAATTGATGCTCCATTACCCACATTCACCTTATATCTTCTTGTAAAACATTCCAAGCCCATTTCAGACCATTCCATACTGAAGATTGCTTCCAGCAAGTACTCCATTGCCCATACTTATTTTGAAATTTGGCAGCAAAAAATAAGGCCCATTCTTGATCAGAATTAAGTATCTTCCATAACATCTTTATTAATAGTGATCTATTTATCACTTCCAACCTTTTAATACCAAGACCCCCTTCTTCATAAGGTTTACATACCCTCTTCCATGAGATTGTTTTAAATTTCCTCTTCTCTCCATAACCGGTCCACAAAAAGTTTCTAATTATTTTTCACAAACTTTAAGAATAGAAGCAGGCCACTTGTATACTGACATATTATAGATAGGTAGACTGCATAAAACTGATTTAACAAGAATCAATCTATCTTTAAATGAGAGCATATTACCTTTCCAAGAAGCCAATTTCCTATGAAGTAGTTCAACAATAGGCCAAACCATTACTGAAGTTATCCTCCTTGGAGCAAGTAACACTCCCAGATACTTATCTGGAATTTTTGCAACCTCCATGTTGACAAGATCACTAataaatttcttcctttgtgaggtAGTTCCATCCACACAAAGCTTACTTTTAAGATTATTAATTATTTGACCAGAACTTGCTTGATAACAATCTAGGAGCTTTAAAAGGTTTGTAATACTCTTTTTTCCTCCATTACTGAAGAtaaaaacatcatctgcaaaaaacagatgagtTGGATGAACACCTTTTTTTGTTACCATTGGTTGCATCTTACCCTTCTCCACTAAAGCTGAGATATTTCTGCTCAAAACATCCTCCATTAACACAAACAAAATTGGAGATATGGGTCTCCCTGCCTTAATCCCCTCTCAACTTGAAAAAAACCACATGGACCACCATTGACCATCACTGAAATTCTTGCTGATCTGAATAGAGTAATCAACCATTCACACCAAGCTGAGGAAAATCCATATTTCCTTATAACTTTAATTAGGAACTCCCAACTAACTGTATCATAGGCTTGGGAAATATCAAGCTTGATTCCAacatttcctcctcttcttttaAATTTCATTTCATTCACAAGTTCAGATGCCAGCATTACTTGTTCATGAATGCTTCTCCCATGAACATAAGCAGCCTGCTGAGAAGATATTAACTTCTTCATTAACCCACACATCCTACTGGTGATCAACTTTGTGAAGATTTTAAAAACCACATTACTTAAGCCAGTTGGCCTAAACTGATTTGCAGCTTTTGCACCTTGATTTTTAGGCAATAAGACTAAGAAACTTGAATTCATTCCTTTGGGTATAAATTTCCTCCTCCAAGAGAATTGAATAGCATCAACTAAGTCAGTTTTGATTATATCCCAACAGCTTCTGTAAAATATGCCTGAaaaaccatctggtccaggaGCACTTTCTGGATCCATTTCAAACACAATTTTCTTTATCTCTTCTTCATCAGGAATTGCATCCAATTTAACTTGATCTTACTCATCAATAACCTTTGGTATCACCTCTAAAAATGTATCATCAATATCCACAGGTTGGAATTCaaattttttctgaaaatatttAACCAAAAAATCTGCAATTTGAGTCTGATCAGCAATCACATTTCCTTCATTGTCTTCCAACTCACTAATCATGTTTTTAGCATTTCTAATCTTCATATTAGTGTGAAAGAAACTTGTATTAGCTCATCCTTCTTTAATCCATTTAACCCTGGATTTTTTCCTTAATAAAGTATTTTCTTGAGCTTCTCTACTAGCATGATCATTTTGAGCTTTTACTAATTCTTGAAGAGCCTCCTCATCAAATGGATTACTATATGAAATTTGAGTATCCAATTTAActctatcttcatcttcttttatttTGACATGAACATTTCCAAACACCTGCCAATTCCAATCATTTAAAACCTTATTTAAATTCTTCAATTTTTGTAGAAACCGAAAAGCAGGATCACCAACTACTGAATTTGCCCAACAATCTGCAACTACATTCAAGAAATTAGGATGACTAAGCCACATTTTCTGAAATATTCTTGGAACATTTTGAGGTTTTGGAATGCTTGCACATCCACCTAGTAGAGGAGCATGATCTGACACTATTCTCATACCAACTTTATACCCCCAATCCCCATACAATTGTATCCATTTTTGATTAAAAACTACTCTGTCTAAAGTACACAAAATTCTCTTACTTCCTTGTTGTCTATTAGACCATGTATAATTCAACCCATTTTTAGGAGCTTGGATtaactcacactgatttaagCAGTCACTGACTTCTAAAATTGAATTTCTGTTAGGAGATTTATCACCAATTTTCTCATCTTGAGATAAAATTGCATTAAAGTCCCCAAGTATAATCCATGGTTTGTTTAAATCACTTATTAGCTTCATTTCAGACCATAAGAACCTTCTTTGAACCAAATTAACATGAGCATGTACTCCAGAAACTAACACATCACCAACAGAAACTGTAATCATTTGGCTTGATACTGAAATAACTTGTGGCTGAGATATACATTTATTCCAAAATAACCACATATTTCCCTTTCTCCCATTGCTAGAATTATGAATcaccattttttccatttctggaAGATTTAATTTTTGACAAAAAGAAGTACCACAAAAAACCTTTGGTTCAGCAATCCAAACCAATGCAAGACTAAAATTCTTAACTAAAGATCTAAGTTTCTCCTGAGCCCTTAATCTTCTAAGGCCCATGAGATACCAGAACATTATCTTCATTGTTTGGTGGGAGGGTTTCTGGTACACCCTTTACCAGAATTTTTTCTAAATTTATATTTGTTATTTAAAGGAGCTTTAGGAGATACCTTTGATTGATTAGCAGGACTGGCAGCAGTAGATGCACTAGCATTAGAAGTAACCATTTTCTTCTCTAATACATTGGCCCAAGAAGTAATTTGCACTGGCACATTAACAATTGTTCCATTTGTTCCATCCACAAATTTGATAATATTCACATCTTCATTCTGCACAACCTCTACTACTTTAGGAACTTCCTGTATTATTGCTTCTGGAATACAACCATTTTCCACATTCTTTAAAGGACTGAATTTAACTTGTTGAACCCCATTTGTTTCACCTGTATTACTAACACTTACTGGCTCTTGGAAGATATTAACTGTTACTTATGGAAATCcacattttcttcattttcaagaggGCTGAACTTACTTCTATGTGTAAAAAAATTCTCCAATTGATTTTGCAACTTGTACTGTTTCTTGAATAGTTTCTACTATTGAATCACTTACTGCCAAAGGATCAGAAATGTCAAATGGCACTGGAATATGCTTTTCCTTTGGAGTCTGAACCTAATTAACATTTTGCTTCCCCTTTGGAGTCTGAACCTGATTAACATTTGGAGTCTGAACCTGATTAACATTTTGAGTATCAAACCTTCTTTGCTTCTCAAAATTACACTCAGAGTTTAAATGTCCTACAATTTTACAATGAGAGCAGAACTTTGGACAATCTGGAATCAGGACATCCTGAAAGAAACCCCCATATTTAGTTCCAATCCATACTTTACTAGGAATATATTGAGCAAAATCAATTTCCACCAATACATTAGCATAATAACCAACTTCACAATTTGCAGTAGCATTATCAATTTTGATTGAAGTCCCAATTTCTTGATAGATATTGAACAATATTTTCTCACTCCAAAATTCCAGACCCAAACCTGGAAAACGAACCCACACCATTGATTTTGAACTTCTTTGACTTGCTGGTCTGAAATTTGAACTCCATTTTCTAATCTGAAGAACTTGATTTAAAACCTCCCACCTCTGAGATTTAATATACTGATTATCCTGAGCATTATCTAACTTGATAGTAAAAAACCTCTTCCTAAAGGAATCAGTTTACAGTCACCCACCAATTTCTATTGCTTTTTTAAAATTACTGAAGCATCAATAAACTTTAGTTTCTGTAAATCAAGCCTCCCAATCAAAGGAAATCTCCAAGGATTTAAGCTTTCTTCAAACAAATCATCAGGCAACTcaattgaaggaattttcatattttttttagaaCTCAACATATTCATATTAGACTTATTATGATCAATCGAAGTGTTTTTAGAACCAGAATCCATTAATAGCACTTCAATTAATACACTTCAATCATTGTTAATCGAAAACTAGAaacgaaaaccaaaaaaaaaaacacctgaATTACTAATCTGAAGCGCTGAAAACGAGATCTgcgaagaagaaaatatggaaaaagtcGCTGATTCATGGAACGATATTCGCCAGCAACCACCTTAGCCGTAAGCGCCAGCAGCCAATTGACCCTTGATTTATAAGGAAATTGTAAATGTTGTTTTTAGAAAAAGAGCTCGATGGATGGTGCTTCCATCTAATTCATATGATCTTTTTTTGAGGCGATATTGAcaagatttttctttttgtttcacaGGAGAAAAATTTATCTAGCTTCGAGTTGTCCCATGTTCCTTTTGGATCGACCCAATCTTGGACCCTTTGCGGGATTGTTCTTTTTTATCCGAAGGTCTGGATTATGTCTGAGTTAGGTATTCGCTTGTcttccaaattttttttattagctTCATATTTCACTTGCCAAAAGAAATTATTCTTGATTTGGTTTAAACCTTTTTGGATACTTCTTCAGATCCAAGATAAGTTTGAAAATCTGGATGATTCGAGAGGATGAAAATTCAGATAATATTTGGCTTTTGGAAGTTCAGCTCATAAGTTATGAGGTTCCAAGACTAATTGACTAGCCGGTTTTGTTAGGAGAGCTATATTGAATTTGTGGGGAGTTTTGATTCTCATCCCTCCTTGATATCCAAGACTTGAAAATATTGGCCCATGCTTTTATATAACCCACCTTTCCTTTTGAATCATCTTTATttccaccagaaatctctttgaATGCGATGTAGTTGACCTAACGTGGCTTTATGAGGAATACTACATTTGGTAAGTTCGAAACATTTGAAGAATAGATTGGATAAGCACTGTACCACCGATCTTAGAAATAAGTTTTGTTTTCTAGCCTTATAAGGTTCAATAATATTTCTGAAGAGGGGGCTCAAagttttattttctgttttttccaaaaagaaaggggtaccaaaatacctatctttttttgttatcagtagaatttttattattttatcatgTTTGGGATGAAGCCTGTGACTAAAGTAAATTTCAgatccaaaggttggatttcccaattgatcgattcaatgcacaacctgtgatattttaattatataaaaatataatgcggaaaagaaataacatagacaccagaagttttgttaacgaggaaaccgcaaatgcagaaaaaacccgggacctagtccagttttgaacaccacaccgtattaagccgttacagacactagtttAAGAAGGGTATCATACTAATCTAAGAAGGGTTTCTCTCTGCGAATCGGAGCGATCAACTCAGTGGAAAAATCATTCTGACTCAggtagtttttttcttctttcttcgatTTATGTTCCTCCTGTGTGATTAATTCAGGTGTTTCTAGGACAATATTGATGATTGGTGGTaaattattttttgatttggAGCAATAAATGGTTGATAAGTCTTTGAATTCTACTAAAAATTTATCAAAAAATGAATCTAGGTTTAAGTCAAAAAACTTAGAACTAAATCTGGAGGAAAATTTAGTTAAAAATTTAGTTAATATGGATAAGCCTGATTCTCCATCCTTGTTTATCCCGGATGATATCATTGATAATTGTGTGGATGAATGGAAGTTTAGCTTGATTGGTAGATTAGATTTAGtcaaattgaaatttgatgttgcAGAAGCCTCTTTAAGAAAACAATGGAGTATAAAGGGTAATCTTCAGCTTATTCCCTTGGGAAAaggtttttttataatcaaattaTCAAATCTAGAAGATAGAAAATACATTTGGCAGGGTCACTGGATAGTTGAAAATCAAGATCTGAAAATAAGAAAATGAGAACCAAATTTATATCCAGATACACAAAAATCTTCTTCTGCTTTTGTTTGGGTTTTCTTTCCTGGGTTGAGTATTGAATATTGGAAGGAAGATATCCTTTTACAATTGGGAAACAAGATAGGAAGAGCAATTAGAGTTGATCCTTCTACTTTGAATAGAGTCAGTGGATATTATGCTAGTGTCTTAGTTGAAGTGGACTTAGCAAATTTTATTCCTAGTAAAATTGTTATGGAATCAAAATATGGTAAGTTTGAGCAAGTAATCCAAATTCCAAAGCTTCCCAAATATTGTATTCATTGCAAGAATATTGGACATCATGTAGCTGAATGTAAATTTAAAAGGAATGAACAATCTCAAGTTCCTCCAGTTCAGCAAAAGAAAGTTTGGAGACATAAGGTCAAACCAGTTCAAGTTCCCAATCCTGTAGGTTTGGATATTGTAATACTCATACTGAGAAACTTTTAGAAACTCCAAAATCTGTTTGCCAGGTTGAGGAGATTTTAAGTGATGATAATATTGTAGGTGATGTTGTTTTGCCTAATTTCCCTTCAGCAAGAGCTTCATCTTCAGGTAGCTTTCACATTTTACAGGATAATACTGAGGAGTTCCCTGGTGTCATTGATTCTCTGAAAGATTTCCCATCTCTTCCAGTTCAAAATATTCTCAGTATTAGTTCAAGTGCTCCTTCAATTAATAATATGGTTAATATCCTTCATTCAGCTGTCAAAGAACTAGAAGTTTCTTCAGTTTCTCAACCAAAAGCAACAAAATAAGTTTTAAAGGTTGAtcttaaaaataaatcaaaatttcAGAAGCCAACTAGAAATGTCACCACTAGATAACAAGCTGCTCAGTTCAATACAACTGGAGAGAGAGTTACTGGCAATAAGAATTTATCAGGAGTGAGAAGTCATTCTTCTTCTCAATTTTCTTCTAAATGAGAGTCCTATATTGGAATATCAGAGgcttaggaagatccaaagccaaAGGTAAACTTTATAGTTTAGTTAAAGCTTTTATTCCTACTTTAGTTTGGATTTTTGAACCTAAAATAAGAGTGAAGTATGATTCTTGTTCAAGATTAAGGCTTCCTGGAATGAACAAAAAAATTATTCATAATTCTACTAAATGTAGAAAGGGTAATATATGGATTATGTGGAGTGCTTCAATCAATGATCCAGTGGTAATTTCAAATTTTCCTCAAGCTATTACAGTGGATGTTAGAGGTCATTTAGTAACCGGTGTTCATGCAGCTTCCTTAACTATTCACAGAAGATCTCTGTGGGAGAATTTAGTAAGTATATCATGCTTAAATAAACCCTGGTTGATTATTGGTGATTTTAATTCAGTTCTTAGCATGGAGGAAAAAAGGGGAGGTAGAACTCCTctgacttctgagaatgttggaTTTTAATAATTGTATTCAGTCTTATGAAATGATCAAAGCACCAAAAACTGGTTTGGAATACTCTTGGTGTAACAACAAAGTGGGTGTTAAAAGAATCTTGTGTTTGCTTGATATAGCACTATATAATGTTAAGTGGCTTGAAGCTTATCCTAGTCGGGGATACAAAATTGGTACAAGGGGTACTTCAGATCATAGTCCTATCTTTGGTGGAAATGCTAATCTTCCTAAACCTACTAACATTCCTTTTAGGGCTTTGAAGGTTTGGATGACACATGAAAGCTTCAGAAAAGTTATTGAAGATGCTTGGAATACTGAAGTGAGGGGTAATCCTGTTTTTTTTTCTCAACAAACTAAaaaatctgaaaaagataataAAAGAGTGGAACTGGAATGTTTTGGAGATGTTAAAAAAAACTTACAAGAAGCGGATGAAGAGGTTATGAAAGCTTCTTTAATGTCAGATAGAAATCCTGAAGATATTGTTCTATTAAATCAATTAGTTACTGCAAGAGGTAAACAAGAAGTCATTACTCAACAGAAGCATGAAAAACAAAAAGCTAGAGTGAAGTGGTTAAGAGAAGGTGCTTCTAATACTAAATTCTTTCATGTAAATATGAAAATAAGATAAATTCATAATGCAATAATTGAACTGGAGAATGAAAATGGTGAAATAATAAGTTCTCAACAAGGAATAACTGATATCTTAGTTCATTACTTTGATGACAAGTTCACAGCTAAAGAAGTTAATTTCTCAGAAGATATTTTTGATGTTGTTCCAAGAGTGATTACTGATGAAGACAATGTTAGTTTGGAATCTATTCCTAGTGAAGAGGAAATCAAGAAAGCTGCTTTTGAACTTAATCCTGACAGCTCccctggaccagatggttttGGAGGATGGTTTTATAGAATGTCATGGGATATCGTTGGTGCAGATTTTGTTAGAGCAATACAATACTGctggacaaaggagtttattccTGCATGTATGGATTCAAATTTCCTTATGCTTCTACCCAAAGTTAAAAATGCTAGAAAACCAAATCAATTTAGACCCATCGGTCTAATGAATTTCAGTTTCAAAGTCATCACAAAGATTATAACATCAAGATTGATTGCAGTAGTTGATAAAGTTGTGTCTCCTCAGCAAGGGGCTTTTATAAAGGGAAGGAATATCCAAGAGAAGATTGTCTTAGCATCAAAAATGGTTAATGAATTAGAAACAAAGAGAAGAGGTGGAAATGTAGGCCTTAAGTTGGATATATCTCAAGCCTATGATTCACTAATCTGGGATTTCTTGTTTCATACAttaaaaagttttggtttttatgggaaattCATCAACTGGATACATATTCTTCTTAACTCAGCAATGATTTCTGTTCTTATCAATGGAGGGCCTGCATGGTATTTCAAGGTTAGAAGAGGATTAAGACAGGGTGATCCCCTCCCCCTTACTTTTTGTTATTGCAGAAGATGTTCTAAGCAGAAAATTAAGCTCAATGGTGTTTCAAGGTCAGCTCATCCCAATGGTTAACAGAAAAAGTGTTCACCCAACCCATAttctttttgcagatgatatttttctttttagtaATGGTGATAAAAGAAATGTCAACAAACTATTATTACTTCTAGAAAAGTATCAAAAGGCTTCAAGTCAAATGGTGAATTTATCAAAAAGTAAACTTTTTATTGGAGGTACAAGTAAC
Coding sequences within:
- the LOC113273288 gene encoding uncharacterized protein LOC113273288 translates to MWIAGKDGKFSTTDVVEKIRDREVALSWTKFFWKSLIHPSIVYNVWKLMQGVYVDDKIMRSRGYDMVSVCCICFAGQDSMHHTLWECQFSIEVWKWLNTVFGFGIPCSFEDVCNASKVKSPLVKQLCMIVACAIMKDLWFQRNAKLFDEKKPNFMCFKSKI
- the LOC113273289 gene encoding uncharacterized protein LOC113273289, which encodes MDPESAPGPDGFSGIFYRSCWDIIKTDLVDAIQFSWRRKFIPKGMNSSFLVLLPKNQGAKAANQFRPTGLSNVVFKIFTKLITSRMCGLMKKLISSQQAAYVHGRSIHEQVMLASELVNEMKFKRRGGNVGIKLDISQAYDTVSWEFLIKVIRKYGFSSAWCEWLITLFRSARISVMVNGGPCGFFQVERGLRQGDPYLQFCLC
- the LOC113273292 gene encoding uncharacterized protein LOC113273292, giving the protein MRVLYWNIRGLGRSKAKGKLYSLVKAFIPTLVWIFEPKIRVKYDSCSRLRLPGMNKKIIHNSTKCRKGNIWIMWSASINDPVVISNFPQAITVDVRGHLVTGVHAASLTIHRRSLWENLSYEMIKAPKTGLEYSWCNNKVGVKRILCLLDIALYNVKWLEAYPSRGYKIGTRGTSDHSPIFGGNANLPKPTNIPFRALKVWMTHESFRKVIEDAWNTEVRGNPVFFSQQTKKSEKDNKRVELECFGDVKKNLQEADEEVMKASLMSDRNPEDIVLLNQLVTARGKQEVITQQKHEKQKARVKWLREGASNTKFFHFTAKEVNFSEDIFDVVPRVITDEDNVSLESIPSEEEIKKAAFELNPDSSPGPDGFGGWFYRMSWDIVGADFVRAIQYCWTKEFIPACMDSNFLMLLPKVKNARKPNQFRPIGLMNFSFKVITKIITSRLIAVVDKVVSPQQGAFIKGRNIQEKIVLASKMVNELETKRRGGNVGLKLDISQAYDSLIWDFLFHTLKSFGFYGKFINWIHILLNSAMISVLINGGPAWYFKVRRGLRQDFPDRYLGVMLTPGSIRSKHIWGCVEMLQENLAGWKGKLLSFQERLILMKFVLCSIPIYNISVKATRITEIFFTLPVPSFYLICCDGTSRGNPGADGYGFIYRKGDDAFVFALSGGIGVATNFMAEVMAVICAGEWAMQHFIHRVCFRTDSEAVMSAFQSKKIPWWVITRWNNIIAHITEWYFTHSFREIYPSADALSKRGSDLPSGEKRSYNNQPNFITLEAPDCPYYRFS
- the LOC113273290 gene encoding uncharacterized protein LOC113273290 → MVWVRFPGLGLEFWSEKILFNIYQEIGTSIKIDNATANCEVGYYANVLVEIDFAQYIPSKVWIGTKYGGFFQDVLIPDCPKFCSHCKIVGHLNSECNFEKQRRFDTQNVNQVQTPNVNQPVSVSNTGETNGVQQVKFSPLKNVENGCIPEAIIQEVPKVVEVVQNEDVNIIKFVDGTNGTIVNVPVQITSWANVLEKKMVTSNASASTAASPANQSKPQVISVSSQMITVSVGDVLVSGVHAHVNLVQRRFLWSEMKLISDLNKPWIILGDFNAILSQDEKIGDKSPNRNSILEVSDCLNQCELIQAPKNGLNYTWSNRQQGSKRILCTLDRVVFNQKWIQLYGDWGYKVGMRIVSDHAPLLGGCASIPKPQNVPRIFQKMWLSHPNFLNVVADCWANSVVGDPAFRFLQKLKNLNKVLNDWNWQVFGNVHVKIKEDEDRVKLDTQISYSNPFDEEALQELVKAQNDHASREAQENTLLRKKSRVKWIKEG